A region from the Rufibacter sp. DG15C genome encodes:
- a CDS encoding MGMT family protein — MPVTDAAQRKANFFQDVYEVVKLIPVGRVTSYGAIAAYLGAKGSARMVGWALIASHVQHGIPAYRVVNRNGMLTGKQHFDNPNGMQESLEKEGVQVKDDQVVDFVTRFWDPAKELL; from the coding sequence ATGCCAGTTACAGACGCTGCCCAGCGCAAAGCCAATTTTTTTCAGGATGTGTATGAAGTGGTCAAGCTCATTCCGGTGGGCCGTGTCACCTCTTACGGGGCCATAGCCGCCTACCTAGGTGCAAAGGGATCTGCCAGAATGGTGGGCTGGGCCTTGATTGCCTCGCATGTCCAGCACGGCATACCAGCCTACCGCGTGGTCAACCGCAACGGCATGCTCACCGGCAAGCAACATTTTGACAATCCCAACGGCATGCAGGAAAGTCTGGAAAAGGAGGGCGTACAGGTGAAAGACGACCAGGTGGTGGACTTTGTCACGCGATTTTGGGACCCAGCCAAAGAACTGCTGTAA
- a CDS encoding efflux RND transporter permease subunit, producing the protein MSLSTTSIKRPVFTIVLNLLLMLFGVIGYTFLGVREYPSIDPAIVSVSTSYSGANSDIIESQITEPLEKAINSIDGIRNISSSSNQGRSNINIEFNLEKNLEEAANDVRDKVSQAVRSLPEDIDSPPVVSKADADSEPIITMTVRSATRDALQLSDFAENVISQRLQTIPGVSSVQIWGQKRYAMRLWLDPMKLASYGLTVSDVRTALNRQNVELPTGKVSGSNTELTVRTLGNLSNQEQFNNLIISSAGGSITRFSDIGRAELGPENLETKMTESGTPMVGMAIVPQPGTNYLEIAGNFYDQFEKLKTELPKDIQLDIVMDNTVFIKKSVTEVAETILIALVLVILIIYLFFRDWGIAFRPLIDIPVSLIATFFIMYLAGFSINVLTLLAIVLATGLVVDDGIVVTENIYKKVEEGMSPIEAAIKGSNEIFMAVISISITLAAVFLPVIFLEGFVGRLFREFGVVIGAAVLISAFVSLTLTPMLNAYLMKGGEQKKSKFYNWTEPMFQRMNSGYAEALEGFMKRKWLSFPIIFACLGLIVLFYNVLQKETAPYDDRSMLRVSATAPEGASYEYMDRFMTELSALVDDSIPEKQVNLVITSPGFGGSGSVNSGMMRLALKQPEDRKRSQKEIADHLTKLTKKYPEARTNVIQQPTISVNRRGGQPIQYIIQAPNFEKLQEKIPQFMDAVSQDPTFTQADVNLKFNKPEINITIDREKAQSLGISVIDVAQTLQLSLSGQRFGYFLMNGRQYQVMGQFDRQDRDDPMDLTSLFVRSSTGQLIQLDNLVTMEERSSPPQLYHNNRYLSATVSAGLAPGKSIGDGIEAMDAIKEKVLDETFSTDLGGESRDFVESGSNTTFAFGLALLLIYLILAAQFESFIDPFIIILTVPMAVAGAMLSLWLFGQTWNIFSQIGTIMLIGLVTKNGILIVEFANQLREEGKPKMEAILEASEARLRPILMTSLAIALGALPIAMAMGAAAQSRMGMGIVIVGGTIFSLVLTLFIIPAIYAMWSKERKHHPEFDHIEEYEKAVAH; encoded by the coding sequence ATGAGTTTATCCACCACCAGTATAAAGCGGCCGGTTTTTACCATCGTGCTCAACTTGCTCCTCATGTTGTTTGGGGTGATTGGGTACACGTTTTTGGGCGTACGCGAGTACCCGTCCATTGACCCGGCCATTGTCTCTGTGAGCACCAGCTACTCTGGCGCCAACTCAGACATCATAGAATCCCAGATCACCGAGCCGCTGGAGAAAGCCATTAACTCCATTGATGGTATCAGGAACATCTCTTCTTCCAGTAACCAAGGTAGAAGCAACATCAACATTGAGTTCAACCTGGAGAAAAACCTGGAAGAGGCCGCCAATGACGTGCGGGACAAAGTCTCCCAGGCGGTAAGAAGCCTGCCCGAGGATATTGACTCCCCTCCAGTGGTTTCCAAAGCCGATGCGGACTCTGAGCCTATCATCACCATGACGGTGCGCAGTGCCACCCGTGACGCCTTGCAACTGTCAGATTTTGCCGAGAACGTAATATCACAGCGCCTACAGACCATACCAGGGGTGAGTAGCGTGCAGATCTGGGGACAAAAACGCTACGCCATGCGCTTGTGGCTGGACCCTATGAAGCTGGCCTCTTATGGCTTAACGGTGTCTGATGTACGCACGGCCCTCAACCGCCAGAATGTAGAGTTGCCTACAGGTAAAGTGTCTGGTAGCAACACAGAATTAACGGTCAGAACGCTAGGCAACCTGTCTAACCAAGAGCAGTTCAACAACTTGATCATCTCATCGGCGGGTGGCAGCATCACGCGTTTCAGTGACATTGGCCGCGCCGAGTTAGGTCCAGAGAACTTAGAGACAAAGATGACCGAGTCGGGCACGCCTATGGTGGGGATGGCCATTGTGCCGCAACCGGGTACCAACTACTTAGAGATTGCCGGCAACTTCTATGACCAGTTTGAAAAGCTAAAAACCGAGCTACCTAAGGATATTCAGCTGGATATTGTGATGGACAACACCGTGTTCATCAAGAAATCTGTAACTGAGGTGGCAGAGACCATCTTAATTGCCTTGGTGCTGGTGATCCTGATCATCTACCTGTTCTTTAGAGACTGGGGCATTGCATTCCGTCCGTTGATTGATATTCCGGTGTCTTTGATTGCCACGTTCTTTATCATGTACCTGGCCGGCTTCTCCATCAATGTGTTGACCTTGCTGGCCATTGTACTGGCTACCGGTCTGGTAGTGGATGACGGTATTGTGGTAACTGAGAACATCTACAAAAAAGTAGAAGAAGGCATGTCGCCTATTGAAGCCGCTATTAAAGGCTCCAATGAGATTTTCATGGCCGTTATCTCCATTTCCATCACGTTGGCGGCCGTATTCTTACCCGTTATTTTCTTGGAAGGCTTCGTGGGCCGACTGTTCAGGGAGTTTGGAGTGGTGATTGGTGCGGCGGTGTTGATCTCGGCGTTCGTGTCTTTGACCTTGACGCCAATGCTGAATGCCTATTTGATGAAAGGCGGCGAGCAGAAGAAGTCTAAGTTCTACAACTGGACCGAACCCATGTTCCAACGCATGAACTCAGGCTACGCCGAGGCGCTGGAAGGCTTCATGAAACGTAAGTGGTTGAGCTTCCCGATCATCTTCGCCTGTTTAGGTTTGATCGTGTTGTTCTACAATGTGCTGCAAAAGGAAACCGCGCCGTATGATGACCGAAGCATGCTGCGCGTCTCAGCCACGGCGCCCGAAGGCGCTTCTTATGAATACATGGACCGCTTCATGACGGAGCTGTCTGCCTTGGTGGATGACTCCATCCCAGAGAAACAAGTCAATTTGGTGATTACCTCTCCTGGTTTTGGTGGTTCTGGTTCTGTCAACAGCGGTATGATGCGTTTGGCCTTGAAACAGCCAGAAGACCGCAAGCGCTCCCAAAAAGAGATTGCCGACCACCTCACCAAACTGACCAAAAAATATCCAGAGGCCCGTACCAACGTGATTCAGCAGCCTACCATTTCTGTGAACAGACGAGGGGGGCAGCCCATCCAATACATCATTCAGGCGCCTAACTTTGAGAAGCTGCAAGAGAAAATTCCGCAGTTTATGGATGCCGTGAGCCAGGACCCAACCTTTACACAGGCTGACGTGAACCTCAAGTTCAACAAGCCTGAGATTAACATCACCATTGACCGCGAGAAGGCGCAAAGCTTAGGCATTTCTGTCATTGACGTAGCCCAGACCCTGCAATTGTCTTTGAGCGGTCAGCGGTTTGGCTACTTCTTGATGAACGGACGTCAGTATCAGGTCATGGGTCAGTTTGACCGTCAAGACCGCGATGACCCCATGGACTTGACCTCCTTATTTGTGCGTAGTTCTACCGGCCAATTAATCCAGTTAGATAACTTGGTGACCATGGAAGAGCGTAGCAGTCCGCCGCAATTGTACCATAACAACCGCTATCTGTCGGCTACCGTGTCGGCGGGTCTGGCGCCGGGTAAAAGCATTGGCGATGGTATTGAGGCCATGGACGCCATCAAAGAGAAAGTCTTGGATGAAACCTTCTCCACTGACTTAGGCGGTGAGTCCCGTGACTTCGTGGAAAGTGGTTCCAATACTACGTTTGCCTTCGGGTTGGCCTTGCTGTTAATCTACTTGATTTTGGCTGCGCAGTTTGAAAGCTTCATTGATCCGTTCATTATCATCTTGACGGTTCCTATGGCGGTGGCCGGGGCTATGTTGTCCTTGTGGTTGTTTGGCCAGACCTGGAACATCTTCAGCCAGATTGGGACCATCATGCTCATAGGCTTGGTGACCAAGAACGGTATCTTGATTGTGGAATTTGCCAACCAACTCAGGGAGGAAGGCAAGCCGAAGATGGAAGCCATTCTGGAAGCCTCTGAAGCCCGCCTTCGTCCTATCCTAATGACCAGTTTGGCCATTGCCTTGGGTGCCTTGCCTATTGCCATGGCCATGGGCGCCGCGGCGCAAAGCCGTATGGGCATGGGGATTGTGATTGTGGGTGGTACCATCTTCTCTTTGGTACTGACTTTGTTCATTATTCCGGCCATCTACGCCATGTGGTCTAAAGAACGCAAGCACCACCCAGAGTTTGATCATATTGAAGAATATGAGAAAGCGGTCGCCCATTAA
- a CDS encoding S8 family peptidase produces the protein MKKNFTTVSPAKYLLGAAVLAFTFQSCESTEEVVSPATDITAEASVQGAPIAGKYIVVLKKDNTRSLPAQATYGQRQNQMRSQGKQILRERGISENALGHAYGKVLEGFSADLTEADVEKLRRDPRVAYIEQDKIISLGKPGGGGTAQPAQTTPYGITRVGFGDGTGKVAWVIDTGIDLDHPDLNVDVTRSRTFITSGTDASSADDGNGHGSHVAGTIAAKNNTIGVIGVAYNATVVAVKVLNSRGSGSTSGVIAGIDYVASVGKTGEVANMSLGGGVSTTLDNAVVNAAKGGVIFCLAAGNESDDANNHSPARAEGANIYTISAMNSSDLWASFSNYGSHVDWCAPGVSIKSTWKGGAYNTISGTSMATPHAAGVMLLKAGRPTISGYVQGDPDGKADPIIHI, from the coding sequence ATGAAAAAGAACTTCACAACCGTGTCACCTGCCAAGTATCTGCTTGGTGCCGCAGTGCTTGCCTTCACATTTCAAAGCTGCGAAAGCACTGAAGAGGTAGTGTCCCCCGCCACAGACATAACCGCTGAAGCCTCTGTCCAAGGAGCGCCTATTGCCGGCAAATACATTGTGGTGTTAAAGAAAGACAATACCCGCAGCCTTCCTGCGCAGGCCACCTACGGCCAACGCCAGAACCAGATGCGCAGCCAGGGCAAGCAAATCTTGCGGGAACGCGGAATTTCTGAAAATGCTCTGGGCCACGCCTATGGCAAAGTTTTGGAAGGCTTCTCTGCTGACCTCACAGAAGCCGATGTTGAGAAACTGCGCCGTGACCCACGGGTAGCCTATATTGAGCAAGATAAAATCATTAGTCTGGGCAAACCGGGCGGTGGCGGTACAGCCCAGCCCGCTCAAACCACGCCATACGGCATTACCAGAGTAGGCTTTGGGGATGGTACTGGCAAAGTAGCGTGGGTAATTGACACGGGTATTGACCTGGACCACCCAGACTTGAATGTAGACGTGACTCGTAGCCGCACCTTTATTACTTCTGGCACAGACGCAAGCAGCGCAGATGATGGCAACGGGCACGGTTCACACGTGGCAGGTACCATTGCCGCAAAAAACAATACCATTGGCGTGATTGGTGTGGCCTACAACGCTACCGTGGTGGCTGTGAAGGTGTTGAATTCCAGAGGCAGCGGGTCTACGTCTGGCGTGATTGCCGGTATTGACTATGTGGCCTCTGTGGGTAAAACCGGTGAAGTGGCCAACATGAGCCTGGGCGGAGGAGTTTCTACCACCCTAGACAATGCCGTGGTGAATGCCGCCAAGGGCGGGGTTATCTTCTGCCTGGCTGCCGGCAATGAGTCTGATGACGCCAACAACCACTCACCCGCCCGCGCCGAAGGTGCCAACATCTACACTATCTCGGCCATGAACAGCTCAGACCTGTGGGCGTCGTTTTCTAACTATGGTTCTCATGTAGACTGGTGCGCGCCTGGCGTAAGCATTAAATCTACCTGGAAAGGCGGCGCCTATAACACCATCAGTGGCACATCCATGGCTACGCCGCACGCAGCTGGGGTCATGTTGTTGAAAGCAGGCAGACCTACCATTAGCGGCTACGTTCAAGGTGACCCAGACGGAAAAGCAGACCCGATCATTCACATCTAG
- a CDS encoding peptidylprolyl isomerase encodes MRLPLSRLYILLPVTIAYLFAFSACQQKAPEKPAPVKAEPFTPTLLTQETVVDSLTAYGQAHPHDTLVLISTSKGDIKVRLFKDTPLHRANFVRLANYGFFDKTVFFRVEKDFMIQGGRTDEPNMKIGMYNIPQEIRPHYYHKRGMVGMARYGDKENPERMSSPRDFYIVQGHPLSPEELAANIQEFKLNLTPAQKKIYQTQGGAPNLDQQYTIIGEVLEGMSVIDSIAAVPVDPQKWPLKDVTMKVRVIK; translated from the coding sequence ATGCGTCTTCCTCTTTCTAGGTTATACATCCTATTGCCGGTAACTATTGCCTACCTCTTTGCTTTTTCTGCCTGCCAGCAAAAAGCTCCAGAGAAGCCAGCGCCAGTCAAAGCTGAGCCCTTCACCCCTACCCTGCTCACCCAAGAAACCGTGGTGGACTCCTTAACCGCGTATGGCCAGGCACATCCCCATGACACGCTGGTGCTCATTAGCACCTCTAAAGGCGACATTAAAGTACGCTTGTTCAAAGACACGCCCCTGCACCGCGCCAACTTTGTGCGGTTGGCCAATTATGGCTTCTTTGACAAGACGGTCTTCTTTAGGGTAGAGAAAGACTTTATGATACAGGGTGGCAGGACAGACGAACCCAACATGAAGATTGGCATGTACAACATTCCCCAGGAGATACGCCCGCACTATTACCATAAGCGCGGCATGGTGGGCATGGCCCGTTACGGCGACAAGGAGAACCCAGAACGCATGTCCTCTCCCCGTGACTTCTACATTGTCCAGGGGCACCCACTTTCTCCAGAAGAGCTGGCCGCCAACATCCAGGAGTTTAAACTGAACCTCACGCCCGCCCAAAAGAAAATCTACCAAACCCAAGGCGGAGCTCCCAACCTAGACCAGCAGTACACCATCATTGGCGAAGTTCTGGAAGGGATGTCCGTGATAGACAGCATTGCCGCCGTGCCGGTAGACCCACAGAAATGGCCATTGAAGGACGTCACCATGAAGGTGCGGGTGATTAAATAG
- a CDS encoding M13 family metallopeptidase: MKKTDMVWLASALAGVMAAGCSKPATVAQTATTADTVETTATTQQEASVPGIGLKMENLDRSISPCEDFNQYANGGWLKNNPIPSSESRWGSFNELADHNNAALRAVVNEAVASTNAAKGSSLQLVGDFYAAGMDSAAIEKAGLSPLRTELTRINGIKDKATLMQTIAYLKTIGTGGLFSMGVGQDDKNSTQNVVNLYQGGLGLPDRDYYLNTDARSKNIRDEYQKHVANMLQMMGDNPAIAAKNAATIMAMETRMAKASMTRVQQRDPHATYNKMTMAQLQSLAPNFNWSTLLKNLGVGSAQEVIVAQPDFFKEASAMLTAVPMADWKNYLRWNLARSYAAYLPQAFVQENFNFYSKFLSGAKTMQPRWKRVLGVTDRNIGEALGQAYVDKTFSPEAKAKALEMVKNLQAAFQEHVKNLDWMSETTKTQAMNKLNAFAVKIGYPDKWKDYKGLNVDRTSYVRNVMNANQWRFNENTAKLGKPVDRMEWGMTPPTVNAYYNPSMNEIVFPAGILQPPFFDPKADDAVNYGGMGAVIGHELTHGFDDQGSQYDPQGNLRDWWTAEDKTKFKERTDMVDRQYSAMQPLDSVFVNGKLTMGENIADIGGLNIAFTALQKAIASKNVGKIDGFTQEQRFFLAWAQIWRTNATESFLRQQVQTDPHSPASFRINGPLSNMPQFYKAFNCGPGNKMYRPEAERVHIW; the protein is encoded by the coding sequence ATGAAAAAAACAGACATGGTATGGCTGGCCAGCGCCCTTGCGGGTGTCATGGCGGCAGGTTGCAGCAAACCGGCAACGGTGGCCCAGACGGCCACCACGGCAGACACCGTAGAAACCACCGCCACTACGCAGCAAGAGGCCAGTGTACCGGGTATTGGCCTGAAGATGGAAAACCTGGACCGGTCCATCTCTCCCTGCGAGGATTTTAACCAATACGCCAACGGCGGATGGCTCAAGAACAATCCCATTCCTTCTTCAGAAAGCCGCTGGGGGAGTTTCAATGAATTGGCAGACCACAACAACGCCGCCTTGCGCGCGGTGGTCAATGAGGCGGTGGCCAGCACCAACGCTGCCAAAGGCTCTAGCCTACAACTGGTAGGTGATTTCTACGCCGCCGGCATGGACTCTGCCGCCATTGAGAAAGCCGGTCTTTCGCCACTCAGAACCGAGCTAACCCGCATCAACGGCATCAAGGACAAGGCAACGCTTATGCAGACCATTGCCTACCTTAAGACCATTGGAACGGGTGGTTTGTTCAGCATGGGTGTGGGGCAGGATGACAAGAACAGCACCCAGAACGTGGTCAACCTGTACCAGGGCGGCTTGGGCTTGCCAGACCGAGACTATTACCTCAACACAGACGCCCGCTCCAAGAACATTAGGGACGAGTACCAGAAGCACGTAGCCAACATGCTGCAGATGATGGGCGACAACCCAGCCATCGCCGCCAAGAATGCAGCCACCATCATGGCCATGGAAACCAGGATGGCCAAAGCGTCCATGACCCGCGTGCAGCAGCGTGATCCGCATGCCACTTACAACAAAATGACGATGGCGCAGCTGCAAAGCCTGGCGCCCAACTTCAACTGGTCTACGTTGCTTAAGAACCTAGGCGTAGGCAGTGCCCAGGAAGTAATTGTAGCGCAGCCAGATTTCTTTAAAGAAGCCAGTGCCATGCTCACGGCAGTGCCTATGGCAGATTGGAAAAACTACTTGCGTTGGAACTTGGCTCGTAGCTATGCCGCCTACTTGCCGCAAGCCTTTGTGCAGGAGAACTTCAATTTCTACAGTAAGTTCTTAAGTGGCGCTAAAACCATGCAACCCCGCTGGAAACGGGTGTTGGGCGTCACGGACCGGAACATCGGCGAAGCCCTGGGGCAAGCCTACGTAGACAAGACGTTCAGCCCCGAAGCCAAGGCCAAAGCCCTGGAGATGGTCAAAAACCTGCAGGCTGCTTTTCAGGAGCACGTGAAAAACCTGGACTGGATGAGCGAAACCACCAAAACCCAGGCCATGAACAAGCTCAATGCCTTTGCCGTGAAGATTGGGTATCCAGACAAATGGAAAGACTACAAAGGCCTGAACGTGGACCGTACTTCTTATGTGCGCAACGTGATGAACGCCAACCAGTGGCGCTTTAATGAAAACACGGCCAAGTTGGGCAAGCCGGTAGACCGTATGGAATGGGGCATGACGCCGCCCACCGTGAATGCCTACTACAACCCCAGCATGAACGAGATCGTGTTTCCGGCCGGAATTCTGCAACCACCCTTCTTTGATCCCAAGGCAGATGACGCCGTGAACTACGGAGGAATGGGCGCCGTGATTGGCCATGAGCTCACGCACGGTTTTGATGACCAGGGCAGCCAATATGACCCACAAGGCAACCTGCGTGACTGGTGGACCGCTGAAGACAAAACCAAATTCAAAGAACGCACCGACATGGTAGACCGTCAATACAGCGCCATGCAACCACTGGACAGCGTCTTTGTGAACGGCAAACTGACCATGGGCGAAAACATAGCCGATATTGGTGGCCTGAACATTGCCTTCACCGCCTTGCAGAAAGCCATCGCCAGCAAAAACGTGGGCAAGATTGACGGTTTCACGCAAGAGCAGCGCTTCTTCCTGGCCTGGGCCCAAATCTGGAGAACCAACGCCACGGAGAGCTTCCTGCGCCAGCAAGTACAGACAGACCCGCACTCACCGGCTTCTTTCAGAATCAACGGCCCTCTGTCCAACATGCCACAGTTCTACAAAGCCTTTAACTGCGGGCCGGGCAACAAAATGTACCGCCCCGAAGCAGAACGCGTGCACATCTGGTAA
- a CDS encoding TolC family protein, with protein MRLYKKGAFTLALLLSFLGAGQAKAQELLTLEEAVKIALERNFNIKLSTNDIQIAKNNVTRGNAGMLPAVNATVTNNNTIQNSTQTRSDGQVNEVSWGQGSTLNYGVGLNWTVFDGFAMFARYEQLQELQKLGEANFQQTVLTTVGDVMGTYFELAQQQAQLQAYDTAIVISRLRVETARNRFEIGKAARLELLNAQVDFNTDTTNLLRQQDLYRSTQIRLNQIMARDVNTTFRVADNFNIDSQLTLGQLAGLAEQQNPSVKAAILNRRIAELEAKQVQAARLPTINLNSGYNFNRNRSALGFSTLSTGNGLNYGVSASVPIFNGFNQRRNEQNANILINSAQLQVEQINQQVTAQLAAAYQTYLTNLTLVRLEENNRRIARQNLDITLEKYRLGSITTVEVREAQLNYVNATVRFSNAQYQAKLGEIGLKEIAGNLTL; from the coding sequence ATGAGACTATATAAAAAAGGTGCTTTCACGCTTGCCCTGCTTCTCAGTTTTCTGGGGGCGGGACAAGCCAAAGCCCAAGAACTCCTCACGCTGGAAGAAGCCGTTAAAATTGCCTTAGAGCGCAACTTCAACATCAAGCTTTCTACCAATGACATACAGATTGCCAAAAACAACGTAACCCGCGGCAATGCCGGCATGTTGCCAGCGGTAAATGCCACCGTTACCAATAACAACACCATCCAAAATAGTACCCAAACTCGGTCAGACGGGCAGGTGAACGAAGTAAGCTGGGGCCAGGGCTCTACCTTGAACTATGGCGTGGGCTTGAATTGGACCGTGTTTGACGGCTTTGCCATGTTTGCGCGCTATGAGCAGTTGCAAGAACTCCAGAAGCTCGGCGAAGCCAATTTTCAACAGACGGTCCTAACCACGGTGGGCGATGTCATGGGCACTTATTTTGAACTGGCTCAACAGCAAGCCCAGTTGCAGGCCTATGACACGGCAATTGTCATCTCCAGACTACGCGTAGAAACCGCCCGTAACCGTTTTGAGATCGGGAAAGCTGCAAGACTTGAATTGTTAAACGCTCAGGTTGATTTCAACACGGACACTACCAACCTCTTGCGTCAGCAGGACTTGTACAGAAGCACCCAGATACGGTTGAACCAGATCATGGCCCGGGATGTGAACACTACGTTTAGGGTGGCTGACAACTTCAACATTGACAGTCAACTAACCTTGGGCCAGCTGGCAGGGTTAGCCGAACAACAGAACCCGTCCGTGAAAGCGGCCATCTTGAACAGACGCATAGCTGAACTAGAAGCCAAGCAAGTTCAGGCGGCACGTTTGCCTACCATTAACCTTAACTCGGGTTACAATTTTAACCGGAACAGGTCAGCCCTTGGTTTTAGCACCTTGTCTACCGGCAATGGCTTGAACTATGGAGTATCTGCCTCTGTACCTATTTTTAACGGGTTTAACCAGCGCCGGAACGAGCAGAACGCGAACATCCTTATCAACAGCGCGCAACTACAGGTAGAGCAAATCAACCAGCAGGTCACCGCGCAACTGGCGGCCGCCTACCAAACGTACCTGACCAACTTAACTCTGGTGCGCCTGGAGGAAAATAACCGCCGCATTGCCCGCCAGAACCTGGACATCACCCTAGAGAAGTACCGTTTGGGAAGCATCACCACGGTAGAAGTTAGAGAGGCCCAGCTCAACTATGTGAATGCCACCGTGCGCTTCAGCAATGCCCAATACCAAGCCAAGCTAGGCGAAATTGGCCTGAAGGAAATTGCCGGCAACTTGACTTTGTAG
- a CDS encoding efflux RND transporter periplasmic adaptor subunit produces MKIKHIVYTLLILGFGALVYYRISANKELAAAGGPGGGGGKPGAGGPGGGKGGPGGGGGMPMRVSGVVVTPKEFANSLSVTGSIEANEQIEIRGQVSGLVRSISFTEGSNVSKGQTLVKIDDSELRAQLAQAQTRRTLTAENERRARLLLEKEAISREEYDVARADLRTAQAQIQLIQAQIAKTTIKAPFSGKVGLRSISVGSFLSPETVVANLMSTNPVKITFAVPEKYSNSVKTNTQIQFTVAGSNEKYTATVYAIEPGIEAATRTLQLRARANNPSGELRPGSFANVQLPLTTIPDAILIPTEAVVPVQNGKKVFVSEGGKAKEVMIETSTRTEKDLLVTSGLTAGDTVLTTGVMSLKAGSPVRVAIGKN; encoded by the coding sequence ATGAAAATCAAACACATTGTCTACACGCTTTTAATTCTAGGTTTTGGAGCCTTGGTGTATTATCGGATTTCGGCAAACAAAGAATTAGCAGCGGCAGGCGGCCCTGGCGGTGGCGGCGGTAAACCCGGCGCCGGTGGTCCTGGTGGCGGAAAAGGCGGTCCCGGTGGTGGAGGTGGTATGCCCATGCGCGTGAGCGGGGTAGTGGTGACTCCCAAAGAATTTGCCAACTCCCTCTCGGTGACAGGTTCTATTGAAGCCAATGAGCAGATAGAAATAAGAGGCCAGGTATCTGGACTAGTGCGCAGCATCTCGTTCACAGAAGGCAGCAACGTAAGCAAAGGACAGACCTTGGTGAAGATTGATGATTCTGAACTGCGTGCCCAATTGGCCCAGGCCCAAACCAGACGTACCCTCACGGCAGAGAATGAGCGCCGAGCCCGTTTATTGCTAGAGAAAGAAGCCATCAGCCGTGAAGAATATGACGTAGCCCGCGCCGATTTACGCACAGCCCAAGCCCAGATTCAATTGATTCAGGCCCAGATTGCCAAAACCACCATCAAAGCACCGTTCTCCGGCAAGGTAGGTTTACGGTCCATTTCGGTAGGTTCATTCTTGTCGCCAGAAACAGTGGTAGCCAATTTAATGAGCACCAACCCTGTCAAGATCACATTTGCAGTGCCAGAGAAGTATTCCAACTCCGTGAAGACCAATACCCAGATTCAATTCACGGTAGCGGGCTCTAATGAGAAATATACCGCCACGGTCTACGCCATTGAGCCCGGCATTGAGGCTGCCACCCGCACCTTGCAATTGCGCGCCAGAGCCAACAATCCTAGCGGCGAGCTGCGTCCCGGCTCTTTTGCCAACGTACAATTGCCCTTAACTACCATTCCAGACGCTATTCTTATCCCTACAGAAGCAGTAGTACCGGTGCAGAATGGTAAAAAAGTGTTTGTCTCTGAAGGCGGCAAAGCCAAAGAAGTGATGATTGAGACCTCTACCCGTACAGAAAAAGACCTACTGGTGACCTCTGGTTTGACCGCAGGTGATACTGTGTTGACCACTGGTGTAATGTCATTGAAAGCTGGAAGCCCCGTGCGCGTGGCCATTGGCAAGAACTAA
- a CDS encoding YihY/virulence factor BrkB family protein has translation MITRLPSPTLLQRIQAFLKLLKEAFVLFRQNDPLRLASSTAFFTLFALPPILILLISVLGMLFTNALITGELFHKMTDVVGENVASQVELILINFLNLQGNGWAAAFSFLFLTFVATTLFGVVQNSINQLWSVRAKGQRHLRGAVRNRFRALLIIFSSGILFLGTLFMDATFTFINDHYVLWDAHFQLHLVQLANRLVGLVVETMWFAIIFKFLPYAHIDKRALWVGAAITALLFLIGKLILVQVLVKSGLGSLYSTSGSVVVLLLFIFYSAMILFFGAAFTKVYAQAEQLPFFPKHFATFYEVRETDHAPF, from the coding sequence ATGATTACACGTTTACCATCGCCCACGTTGCTACAAAGAATTCAGGCCTTTCTCAAGCTTTTAAAAGAAGCCTTTGTGTTGTTCCGGCAAAATGACCCGTTGCGGTTGGCTTCTTCTACGGCGTTCTTCACGTTGTTTGCGCTGCCGCCTATTTTGATTCTGCTTATTTCGGTGCTGGGCATGCTCTTCACGAATGCGTTGATTACCGGGGAGCTGTTTCACAAAATGACTGATGTGGTGGGCGAAAACGTGGCCAGCCAGGTAGAGCTCATCTTGATTAACTTCTTAAACCTGCAAGGCAATGGTTGGGCAGCGGCCTTCAGTTTCCTGTTCCTGACCTTTGTGGCCACTACGCTCTTTGGGGTGGTGCAGAATTCCATCAATCAACTATGGAGCGTGCGCGCCAAGGGCCAGCGCCATTTGAGAGGAGCAGTGCGTAACCGGTTCAGGGCGTTGCTGATCATTTTTTCCAGCGGTATCCTGTTCTTGGGTACGCTGTTCATGGATGCCACCTTTACGTTTATCAATGACCATTATGTACTCTGGGATGCTCATTTTCAGCTGCACCTTGTGCAACTGGCCAACCGGCTGGTAGGTTTGGTGGTGGAGACTATGTGGTTTGCCATCATCTTTAAGTTCCTGCCTTATGCGCACATAGACAAACGCGCCTTGTGGGTAGGGGCTGCTATCACGGCTTTGCTTTTCTTGATAGGAAAACTGATCCTGGTGCAGGTCTTGGTGAAAAGCGGTTTGGGGTCTTTGTATTCAACCTCGGGATCTGTGGTGGTGCTACTGCTGTTCATCTTCTACTCAGCCATGATCTTGTTCTTCGGGGCGGCTTTTACCAAGGTGTATGCCCAGGCAGAGCAACTACCGTTCTTCCCCAAGCACTTTGCCACGTTTTACGAGGTGCGTGAAACAGATCATGCGCCGTTTTAG